A window of Sebastes umbrosus isolate fSebUmb1 chromosome 3, fSebUmb1.pri, whole genome shotgun sequence contains these coding sequences:
- the LOC119485718 gene encoding perilipin-2-like isoform X1, translated as MPVNNNQKVQSAAARLAKLPLVHSACTKLSVLYVDTKCSHPSLRSVCELLESSVTAVVLPVIVKLEPHISIANGVACRSLDWLESAFPVLHAPTEQIVASAKNKMHEIQDVVSIAANGTMFCVEHTVAWLTGGIQQVDEQADQSLVERAISVASVGLDSALSTSEALMDRVLPSTEEDKEEEANLVEGFEAATLRRRYPVRLVSLAAELCRRTYNMVGTKMPSVQVMENLSRSTGLVQDLQTSWLNLNWSIQMLPQYLQHQLVSAFFFISQMYNLSCPPPQPHQDRRSLNAAETSSTHKGLGQVQPQAKPSIRARRLTKTPGFDNGCYVKGCVR; from the exons AAGGTGCAGAGTGCAGCTGCCAGGCTGGCCAAGCTGCCCCTGGTTCACTCTGCTTGTACCAAGCTGTCAGTGTTGTACGTTGACACTAAATGCAGCCACCCCAGCCTGAGGTCTGTGTGTGAGCTGCTGGAGAGCAGCGTGACAGCTGTAGTTTTACCTGTCATTGTTAAACTGGAGCCCCACA TTTCCATTGCAAATGGTGTAGCATGTAGAAGTCTTGACTGGCTGGAGTCTGCATTCCCAGTGCTTCACGCACCAACAGAGCAG ATTGTTGCCTCTGCCAAGAACAAGATGCATGAGATCCAGGATGTGGTGAGCATCGCAGCTAATGGCACTATGTTCTGTGTGGAGCACACGGTGGCGTGGCTGACTGGTGGGATACAGCAGGTTGATGAGCAGGCTGACCAGTCACTGGTGGAGAGAGCCATCAGCGTGGCCAGCGTGGGACTAGACTCGGCTCTGAGCACGTCAGAGGCTCTGATGGACCGAGTGCTTCCGTCCACTGAAGAAGATAAAG AGGAGGAAGCTAACTTGGTGGAGGGTTTTGAGGCGGCCACGCTCAGGAGAAGATACCCCGTGCGACTGGTGTCACTTGCCGCCGAGCTGTGTAGGAGGACCTACAACATGGTCGGCACCAAGATGCCATCAGTTCAG GTCATGGAGAATTTGTCCAGGTCCACAGGTCTGGTTCAAGACCTTCAGACCAGCTGGCTGAACTTGAACTGGAGCATCCAGATGCTGCCTCAGTACCTGCAGCATCAGCTTGTGTCTGCATTCTTCTTTATCTCCCAGATGTACAACTTAAGCTGCCCGCCACCCCAACCTCATCAGGATAGAAGGAGTCTCAATGCTGCCGAGACCTCCTCGACTCACAAGGGCCTGGGCCAGGTCCAGCCACAAGCTAAGCCAAGCATCCGAGCGAGGCGGCTAACCAAGACACCTGGGTTTGACAATGGATGTTATGTAAAAGGATGTGTTCGTTGA
- the LOC119485718 gene encoding perilipin-2-like isoform X2, giving the protein MPVNNNQKVQSAAARLAKLPLVHSACTKLSVLYVDTKCSHPSLRSVCELLESSVTAVVLPVIVKLEPHISIANGVACRSLDWLESAFPVLHAPTEQIVASAKNKMHEIQDVVSIAANGTMFCVEHTVAWLTGGIQQVDEQADQSLVERAISVASVGLDSALSTSEALMDRVLPSTEEDKEEEANLVEGFEAATLRRRYPVRLVSLAAELCRRTYNMVGTKMPSVQVCCHGEFVQVHRSGSRPSDQLAELELEHPDAASVPAASACVCILLYLPDVQLKLPATPTSSG; this is encoded by the exons AAGGTGCAGAGTGCAGCTGCCAGGCTGGCCAAGCTGCCCCTGGTTCACTCTGCTTGTACCAAGCTGTCAGTGTTGTACGTTGACACTAAATGCAGCCACCCCAGCCTGAGGTCTGTGTGTGAGCTGCTGGAGAGCAGCGTGACAGCTGTAGTTTTACCTGTCATTGTTAAACTGGAGCCCCACA TTTCCATTGCAAATGGTGTAGCATGTAGAAGTCTTGACTGGCTGGAGTCTGCATTCCCAGTGCTTCACGCACCAACAGAGCAG ATTGTTGCCTCTGCCAAGAACAAGATGCATGAGATCCAGGATGTGGTGAGCATCGCAGCTAATGGCACTATGTTCTGTGTGGAGCACACGGTGGCGTGGCTGACTGGTGGGATACAGCAGGTTGATGAGCAGGCTGACCAGTCACTGGTGGAGAGAGCCATCAGCGTGGCCAGCGTGGGACTAGACTCGGCTCTGAGCACGTCAGAGGCTCTGATGGACCGAGTGCTTCCGTCCACTGAAGAAGATAAAG AGGAGGAAGCTAACTTGGTGGAGGGTTTTGAGGCGGCCACGCTCAGGAGAAGATACCCCGTGCGACTGGTGTCACTTGCCGCCGAGCTGTGTAGGAGGACCTACAACATGGTCGGCACCAAGATGCCATCAGTTCAGGTGTGCT GTCATGGAGAATTTGTCCAGGTCCACAGGTCTGGTTCAAGACCTTCAGACCAGCTGGCTGAACTTGAACTGGAGCATCCAGATGCTGCCTCAGTACCTGCAGCATCAGCTTGTGTCTGCATTCTTCTTTATCTCCCAGATGTACAACTTAAGCTGCCCGCCACCCCAACCTCATCAGGATAG
- the rps6 gene encoding 40S ribosomal protein S6, whose amino-acid sequence MKLNISFPATGCQKLIEVDDERKLRTFYEKRMATEVPADPLGDEWKGYVVRISGGNDKQGFPMKQGVLTHGRVRLLLSKGHSCYRPRRTGERKRKSVRGCIVDANLSVLNLVIVKKGEKDIPGLTDSTVPRRLGPKRASKIRKLFNLAKEDDVRQYVVRRPLTKEGKKPRTKAPRIQRLVTPRVLQHKRRRISLKRQRTLKNKEEASEYAKLLAKRMKEAKEKRQEQIAKRRRLSSLRASTSKSESSQK is encoded by the exons ATGAAG CTGAACATCTCTTTCCCCGCTACTGGCTGCCAGAAGCTGATTGAAGTTGATGATGAGCGCAAGCTGAGGACTTTCTATGAGAAGCGTATGGCCACTGAGGTGCCTGCTGACCCTCTGGGAGATGAGTGGAAG GGTTACGTGGTGCGCATCAGCGGAGGCAACGACAAGCAGGGCTTCCCCATGAAGCAGGGTGTGCTGACCCACGGCCGCGTGCGGCTGCTGCTCAGCAAGGGCCACTCCTGCTACCGTCCCCGCAGGACCGGCGAGCGCAAACGCAAGTCTGTCCGTGGTTGCATCGTTGACGCCAATCTCAGCGTGCTCAACTTGGTCATCGTCAAGAAAG GCGAGAAGGACATTCCCGGCCTGACCGACAGCACCGTCCCTCGCCGTCTTGGACCCAAGAGGGCCAGCAAGATCCGCAAGCTCTTCAACCTGGCTAAGGAGGATGATGTGAGGCAGTATGTTGTGAGGAGACCCCTGACTAAAGAAG gcAAGAAGCCCAGAACTAAGGCTCCCAGGATCCAGAGACTGGTGACGCCCCGTGTGCTGCAGCACAAGCGCCGCCGCATCTCCCTCAAGAGACAGCGCACCCTGAAGAACAAGGAGGAGGCTTCTGAGTACGCCAAGCTGCTGGCCAAGAGGATGAAG GAGGCCAAGGAGAAGCGCCAGGAACAGATCGCCAAGAGGCGTCGCCTTTCTTCTCTGAGAGCATCCACATCCAAGTCAGAGTCCAGCCAGAAGTGA